A DNA window from Spirochaeta cellobiosiphila DSM 17781 contains the following coding sequences:
- a CDS encoding pentapeptide repeat-containing protein codes for MEDIQKKLIEHLMYVKSKGLEGNQLSFRNMDLRGEVFDNVYFYKVDFDGANLSGASFKGTTLDSINMEHTNCSHCDFTNSLFLDCYLNESDFSQAVWDKAILLNCFTYKATNLEYKSPSHQKLIDTAQHFIDNNERLKDTYKKVQEATDNILKPEVLYHAYVYVMDNGSSGGGYYYIDDQGNRNYLSPIRDIIDTQLRDEFDWAYQLFPPNTLVHRTLKRSQLPTVKGMGVKDLLEYIRSDIIPLPFPGSKLPEYTDFELTLNYQSKGEELGLSLRGIDYRTTPTTKIDRLPYGWEDPFKCLYYALDGKIKKIWIRYKKDSLIAQSIPAFPEHNIPLFKENLELPDLANDNLSLICEYLESGEEHKINHAIKSIKQNQQTSTFIKKRYDNLVATRLQKTEVNWADYSKGLLTPIDTKIFVNEQERYNLLDNIITFEYLKDYESKVLVDYMGSIIKNHLDMNSFIDKVKETSEESELITILDTEINRIKAELNQALGIYPDGWYEILLNRLLNIKLSKVTFQKTSFTEANTSLVLREYMFFLAMLVDAEEESFCFDIYQSDTPDLTEMFWLFRFVPDTIWIEVEPSFPNSPLTYKRDAYFRTEDEVDWELFQGEANRLADKAESYYNEGYFNIALDFINRAIDLEDDSLRFYVLKGAICGCLGYTKESLEAMSKAIKMEESETTLTNRAILYKQIGEDQKALRDMERVIEIDPDSSEAYTFIANIYHKMKDIDKVWTYLQLAATKDPYNMGMHLDTIELYMLEECFEEGVQYIHEFEDQILEDQEEGMRLLYLYLKACIYTGAGISIEAFESELRALLSQKIPTGWSLKYTREWLDKTKISKEAHEKITELTDLLDY; via the coding sequence ATGGAAGATATACAAAAAAAGTTAATAGAACACCTAATGTATGTAAAAAGTAAAGGATTAGAGGGTAATCAATTATCCTTTAGAAATATGGATCTACGTGGTGAAGTATTTGATAATGTTTATTTTTATAAAGTAGATTTTGATGGAGCGAACCTATCTGGAGCTTCCTTTAAGGGAACAACTCTTGATTCAATCAATATGGAACATACAAATTGTTCTCATTGTGATTTCACCAATAGCCTTTTTCTGGATTGCTACTTGAATGAAAGTGATTTCAGTCAAGCTGTTTGGGATAAGGCTATATTACTGAATTGCTTCACTTATAAAGCGACGAACCTAGAATATAAATCCCCTTCTCATCAAAAACTTATTGATACAGCCCAACATTTCATTGATAACAATGAACGACTAAAGGATACTTATAAAAAGGTTCAAGAAGCCACAGATAACATTCTAAAGCCCGAGGTACTTTATCATGCTTATGTCTATGTTATGGACAATGGTTCTTCTGGTGGAGGATATTATTATATAGATGACCAAGGGAATAGAAATTATCTAAGCCCTATTAGAGACATTATAGACACACAGCTTAGGGACGAATTTGATTGGGCTTATCAACTATTTCCACCTAACACATTAGTCCATAGAACGCTAAAAAGAAGCCAATTACCAACGGTCAAAGGTATGGGAGTTAAAGATCTTCTAGAATACATAAGATCAGATATTATCCCCTTACCATTTCCAGGTTCAAAGTTGCCCGAATATACAGACTTTGAACTCACCTTAAATTATCAATCAAAAGGTGAGGAGCTAGGTCTTAGTCTAAGGGGAATCGATTATAGGACAACTCCGACTACAAAGATTGATAGACTTCCCTATGGATGGGAGGATCCTTTCAAATGCCTTTATTATGCATTAGATGGTAAAATCAAAAAAATCTGGATAAGATATAAAAAAGATTCTCTAATCGCACAATCTATTCCTGCCTTTCCAGAACATAACATTCCTTTGTTTAAAGAGAACCTTGAACTGCCAGATCTCGCTAATGATAATCTTTCTTTAATTTGTGAATACCTCGAATCAGGGGAAGAACATAAAATCAACCATGCGATTAAAAGCATTAAACAAAATCAGCAAACATCAACATTCATTAAGAAACGATATGACAATCTTGTCGCGACTCGTTTACAGAAAACAGAAGTAAATTGGGCAGATTATTCTAAAGGCTTATTAACTCCTATTGATACTAAGATATTTGTAAATGAACAAGAAAGATATAATCTACTGGACAATATTATTACTTTTGAATACTTAAAAGACTATGAAAGTAAAGTGCTTGTTGATTATATGGGTTCTATTATCAAGAACCATTTGGATATGAATTCCTTCATTGATAAAGTTAAAGAAACCTCAGAGGAATCAGAACTGATAACCATTCTTGATACAGAAATCAATCGTATCAAAGCCGAGTTAAACCAAGCATTAGGTATCTATCCTGACGGATGGTATGAAATTCTTCTTAATCGATTACTGAATATCAAGTTATCAAAAGTGACTTTCCAGAAAACGAGCTTTACAGAAGCCAATACATCTCTCGTTCTCAGAGAGTATATGTTCTTCCTGGCTATGCTTGTAGATGCAGAGGAAGAGTCATTTTGCTTTGATATCTATCAATCAGATACTCCTGATTTGACAGAAATGTTTTGGCTTTTCAGATTTGTTCCTGATACGATATGGATTGAGGTGGAACCTTCTTTCCCTAATAGTCCATTAACTTATAAAAGAGACGCTTACTTTAGGACAGAAGATGAAGTAGATTGGGAGCTCTTTCAGGGGGAAGCTAATCGATTAGCAGATAAGGCCGAATCCTATTACAATGAGGGATATTTTAATATAGCTCTGGATTTCATCAATAGAGCTATTGATCTTGAAGACGATAGTCTAAGATTTTACGTGCTTAAAGGAGCCATTTGTGGTTGTTTAGGGTATACAAAGGAATCCCTTGAAGCGATGTCTAAAGCCATAAAGATGGAAGAATCAGAAACAACCTTAACAAATCGCGCTATTCTCTATAAACAAATAGGAGAAGATCAAAAAGCATTAAGGGATATGGAAAGGGTAATTGAAATCGATCCTGACTCTAGTGAAGCCTATACTTTCATTGCTAACATTTATCATAAAATGAAAGATATTGATAAGGTATGGACATATCTGCAATTAGCGGCGACAAAGGATCCCTACAACATGGGAATGCATTTGGATACTATAGAACTATACATGCTTGAAGAATGCTTTGAAGAGGGTGTCCAGTATATCCATGAGTTTGAAGATCAAATATTAGAAGATCAGGAAGAGGGTATGCGCCTTTTGTATCTCTATTTGAAGGCTTGTATATACACAGGTGCTGGTATTTCCATAGAAGCTTTTGAATCAGAATTAAGAGCCCTTCTCTCTCAAAAAATACCAACAGGTTGGTCTCTTAAATATACAAGAGAATGGCTTGATAAAACGAAGATCTCAAAAGAAGCACATGAGAAGATAACAGAACTAACTGATCTATTGGACTATTAG
- a CDS encoding serine hydrolase domain-containing protein, translated as MKTNLRVIVISLFLVFGIISCKSVTDTNKDIVDQAAQNVMAKYKVPGMALAIIENNEISYVGTYGLATPTNMVTKETIFNVASLTKPLFALSYLHLVQDGMADLDEPLMKYWIDPDVKDDPRLEKLTARLVLSHQSGFPNWRGSNKLRFLFTPGDRHEYSGEGYQYLRMAMENKTGLTYTELMNQNVFAPLGMNHTILGWSDEISENLANGFDEEGELISSEHLKNRVPNAAASTFTTIEDYARFAAWVSDGASLTPEVFKEMSTLQSVHPNPIEFYGLGWRLTQMSESRTILEHDGREPGVRTLIMVDPVKDRAFVLLTNSSNGELVVPSMVKAIWPDGGDVLAQRDEDIWVYLAGIPEPAVQGMLGFISQSPSFVMKLLYAAKAGIVDPGSISSEENQELDQLIEDLVYGNFVGDISAEQVNEVFLQLGSPTEQGFHFYNLMTVDQVHQWMESMRALN; from the coding sequence ATGAAGACTAATTTACGTGTAATTGTTATTTCTTTGTTTTTAGTATTCGGCATCATTTCTTGCAAATCTGTGACAGATACAAACAAGGATATTGTAGATCAGGCAGCACAGAATGTGATGGCAAAGTACAAAGTTCCAGGTATGGCATTGGCCATTATTGAGAATAACGAGATTAGTTATGTGGGGACTTATGGGCTGGCAACGCCTACAAATATGGTGACCAAAGAGACTATATTTAATGTAGCTTCTCTGACGAAACCATTATTTGCCTTGTCCTATTTGCATCTTGTACAGGATGGTATGGCAGATCTGGATGAACCACTAATGAAGTATTGGATAGATCCTGATGTAAAGGATGATCCTCGATTGGAAAAATTAACAGCTCGTTTAGTATTAAGTCATCAAAGCGGATTTCCCAATTGGCGTGGATCCAATAAATTACGGTTTTTATTCACTCCTGGAGATAGACATGAGTATTCTGGTGAAGGATACCAATATCTCCGTATGGCTATGGAAAATAAAACAGGACTAACCTATACAGAACTAATGAATCAAAATGTTTTTGCTCCCCTGGGAATGAATCACACAATCTTAGGATGGTCTGACGAAATATCTGAAAATCTAGCTAATGGCTTTGATGAGGAAGGAGAATTGATCAGCAGTGAACATCTTAAAAATCGTGTACCTAATGCTGCTGCCAGTACCTTCACCACAATTGAAGATTATGCTCGATTTGCCGCATGGGTAAGTGACGGTGCCTCCTTAACTCCAGAAGTATTCAAGGAAATGTCAACTTTACAATCGGTACATCCTAATCCCATAGAGTTTTACGGACTTGGATGGCGATTAACACAAATGTCCGAGAGTAGAACCATTCTGGAACATGATGGAAGAGAACCGGGAGTCAGAACCTTAATTATGGTTGATCCTGTAAAGGATAGAGCTTTTGTTCTGCTGACAAATAGTTCTAATGGAGAATTGGTTGTCCCTTCTATGGTCAAAGCCATTTGGCCTGATGGGGGAGATGTTTTGGCTCAACGGGACGAAGATATCTGGGTTTACTTAGCTGGCATACCTGAACCAGCGGTACAGGGAATGTTAGGTTTTATCTCTCAATCCCCTTCTTTTGTTATGAAGTTGCTTTACGCTGCAAAAGCAGGAATTGTTGATCCTGGCTCTATTAGTTCTGAAGAAAATCAGGAATTGGATCAATTAATAGAAGATCTGGTATATGGGAACTTTGTTGGTGACATAAGTGCTGAGCAGGTTAATGAAGTGTTTCTACAACTAGGTTCTCCTACTGAGCAAGGTTTTCATTTTTACAATCTCATGACAGTTGATCAAGTTCATCAATGGATGGAAAGTATGAGAGCTCTTAATTAG